The Chloroflexota bacterium genome has a window encoding:
- a CDS encoding MoaD/ThiS family protein encodes MKLTIGFYCGLARRLSKETEAEIEVNDGATLRDVGAALAQRFPAFLGPLITPGTHDLVEPHFFHVNGRRAANMDMPVQEGDRILLMTVTAGG; translated from the coding sequence ATGAAGCTCACCATCGGCTTCTATTGTGGACTTGCACGGCGTCTGAGCAAGGAAACAGAAGCGGAGATAGAGGTAAACGATGGCGCTACCCTGCGCGACGTTGGTGCAGCTCTGGCACAGAGATTTCCTGCCTTTTTGGGACCGCTCATCACTCCAGGGACACATGATCTCGTGGAACCGCACTTTTTCCATGTGAATGGCCGCCGCGCTGCTAACATGGATATGCCTGTGCAGGAAGGAGATCGCATCCTATTGATGACTGTTACAGCGGGAGGCTAG
- a CDS encoding YbaK/EbsC family protein, with protein sequence MPPSVQRVQEALQHLGFPYQVLELPQSTHTAAEAAQAVGCTVGQIVKSLVFRGKETHKPILVLASGANRVNEKMLAQLIGEPVEKADADYVREQTGFAIGGVPPIGHIQPLPTYIDHDLLQYDEIWAAAGTPHAVFRLTPTALVRMTGGTVIPVA encoded by the coding sequence CTGCCACCCAGCGTACAAAGAGTTCAGGAAGCACTCCAGCACTTGGGCTTTCCATACCAAGTGCTGGAGTTGCCACAAAGCACGCACACGGCTGCCGAAGCCGCACAAGCCGTGGGCTGCACCGTTGGGCAAATCGTCAAGTCCCTGGTCTTCCGTGGCAAAGAGACGCACAAGCCCATCCTAGTCCTTGCCAGCGGTGCTAACCGCGTGAACGAAAAAATGCTCGCGCAACTAATCGGCGAGCCCGTCGAGAAAGCAGATGCCGACTATGTGCGCGAGCAAACCGGTTTTGCCATTGGTGGCGTGCCACCTATTGGCCACATCCAGCCGCTTCCAACTTATATTGACCATGATTTGCTGCAGTATGACGAAATCTGGGCAGCAGCCGGCACGCCTCACGCTGTTTTCCGCCTCACGCCCACTGCTCTGGTGCGCATGACCGGTGGTACGGTCATCCCTGTCGCATAA